A stretch of the Pogoniulus pusillus isolate bPogPus1 chromosome 14, bPogPus1.pri, whole genome shotgun sequence genome encodes the following:
- the ELOC gene encoding elongin-C — MDGEEKTYGGCEGPDAMYVKLISSDGHEFIVKREHALTSGTIKAMLSGPGQFAENETNEVNFREIPSHVLSKVCMYFTYKVRYTNSSTEIPEFPIAPEIALELLMAANFLDC; from the exons ATGG atggagaggagaagacataTGGTGGGTGTGAGGGCCCAGATGCGATGTACGTGAAGCTGATCTCCTCTGATGGCCATGAGTTCATTGTAAAAAGAGAGCATGCATTAACATCAGGAACAATAAAAGCCATGCTGAGTGGGCCAG GACAGTTTGCAGAAAACGAAACAAATGAGGTGAATTTCAGAGAGATCCCATCCCATGTCCTATCCAAAGTCTGCATGTATTTCACCTACAAGGTTCGCTACACCAACAGCTCTACGGAGATTCCTGAATTCCCCATTGCACCTGAAATTGCACTGGAACTTCTGATGGCTGCAAACTTCTTAGATtgttaa